GATTCATCTCTATAGACTAAAGAAAATTGATTGACCCAACTAGTCGAAACTTTGATTATCTAACTTGAACTCTAAGTTTTTCCTTAAAAGATGAAGAGATTCTGGTTGTTCCATAAGCTattaaatacttataaataacatattaaatatttggatTAATATCACAGTTGGCCCCTAAACTTTAACTTAATGTACAATATGGTACTTACAGAAATAAAAGTCTAATTTAGTATATGTACTAACTTGAGACAACAACGAACAAATGGATGTTGCATGATTTTATAAGATTGTTTTTGGATTTTGCTTATAAATTTTACCGGTTGATTGATTTTATCcagtgattaaattatttgaatttttttctatttctatttttaagcattaaacaaaataaaaaaatcaaatatataatcaactagtaaaaattatatacaaaactcaaaatcaatAATATGACGACACAGTATATTTATTTATCCGATATTATTAAGTCATCGCGTAAATTAAGCGATGTTAAGATTTTGGGTACACTAATACACCATATAATAGTACCAAATTGGAATTTGGCTTTTACAAATACCACATTACACATTAGGTGAAAATGCAGGGGCCAAACATGACATTAACCCTAAATATTTAAACCGCCAcctattttttgtttaatagtTTGGTTCGATCTAGGTTTATTACACATATAAATACTTCACGTTCGGCGACACCTATAGTTTCGCTATTGTATTTTAGCCGCCTTTTTTTCTTCACTATTGCTTTTCCTCTCTGTTTTTACAAAGTTTCAATCGCATCTccttattcattcattcattgaTTCAAATTCGATTCAATCCTTGTTTATCCAATCCATTCAGATCACTGTTTCAATACTCTTTGTTCATCCAATGGAACCAAAAAAAGAGCAAACCAATGCCCCCAGAAAGGTCTGTTTCAACACCTTTTTTTAACTTCATATCCATTGATCATTGTTTCTATCAATGTTTTTTTGAGCTTTCTTTGTGATTCTTTTTCTGGGGTTTCCTTGCAGATGAGATTTGCACCCAAAGCTCCTCCCCGCAAAGCACCAAAGCTTGAGGTTAAAACGTAAATGTCgtttttttattggtttcttCACTTCGaaagctgttttttttttgtcttttttgtttagtttgttTTTCGTTGATTGTTTGGTTTCAGTGAAGTGGTCGAAGACATTGATGCTGTTCAAGCTAGGGATTTGCTTCAGCGTTTAAATGTACTCTTTTTCTgccaattttttttccattgcTGTTTTCTTGATGACAGGCATTGATTTTTCTCGTTATGTGTTATTTTCTTACAGCAAACATCTGCAAGGACAAAGCCTAAGGTTGAAAAGAAAGGTAAATTTTTCACTATATGTTATGTGTTAGTTAGGAAATTTTGTTCAAAGAAGCATTTGAGCAAAATTTTGGTTGATTAGTTGCTTTGTTTTTAATGGTAGATCCTAATGATACTTGTAATTGTAAAGGTTgtataaaaagaacaaaaattggGACACATTACATCTAAGCTCTTAGTTTTGTGCTTTTCTTGACATGCAGTTTCGTCTTCACAAGTTGCATTCGGTTTCGTCGGAGGAGGAGCTTCGATAAAAACATTCGGTACTTCCAGAGGTGCAAATCATAGAAGCGGAGAAACTTTCGGCGGTATGCTTATCCTTACATAATATGTCTCGCTCGTGATCGAGTTGAATTTCGATCGGTTTCTTATAGTCGATGCTTCTGTAGGTGGCGTTCGTGGACCGGGATTGAGAGTGGAGAAAGAATACAAAGAACCATGGGTATGTTAACTTTGGTTTATTAATGCAATCCAATATGACTGGCCTGCATACTTACTGGTTTTGTATTTCCGTTTTTTCTGTGTTTGAATGCTTCCTGTAGGATTATTACAGTTACTATCCTCTAACCCTTCCTATGAGGAGACCGTACTCGGGAAATCCAGGTATGTCATATGTCCGGTTATTACGGGATTGTTGATGTCCGACCTTGCACCATGCTACACAACTGACTATGTGACATTGTTATCCACTTAAACCTGTTTACATCTTATTGACTTCGCAATCGTAGAGTTTCTCGACGAAGAGGAGTTTGCCGCGCAAAATGTAGCTTACGATGAAAATTCGATTGAGCCTGCAGTCGGTCTTGGCTTAATGGTTAGTAATGAAACAAGTACAtgaatctaatattttttattgtccCCTGGTTTTTTATAATGATGCTCATTGATGGGTTGGATTAGGAGGAGAACTTGGAACCAATGATGTTATTTCTTCAGTTACCACCGACTTTGCCGATTATAAAGGCCGGGCACGAGGGTGCTAGCAGCACCGGTTCATCCAGGACTGTACGTTCGGCAAAGAAGACGTGCGGGTTAACCGAGTTACCTGCAGGTCTCATGGGAAAAATGCTAGTGTATAAAAGCGGTGCCGTCAAGTTGAAGTTAGGGGATACCATTTATGATGTAAGTGACTTAAGACTTCATAGATTTATCCGAATTTGTCATATGTTTTCAATTGCAACACGACGAAGTCGTGCAGGTTATTGGTCTGAACAACTTCTTCGAATCGGTGCAGGTAAATCCGGGTTTGAGTTGTGTGTTTGCACAGGATGTTGTAGCTGTTGATACTGCAAAGAAGCAATGTTGTGTTGTTGGGGAAGTTAACAAGCATGTTATTGTAACACCAGATATGGATTCAGTTTTAAATAGTTTGAGTGAACTCTGATGGGTTTAATTTTTTCGGGTTTTCCGGATTTTCGATGTGAGTTTTACACAATACAAAGGGAAAACAAATGttgttaaaacaaaatttagttgatttatttAAGGATTTGAAGATGAAACTTGAAACAGATGATTCTTTAGGTGGAAACAAGAAAAGGGTATTCCCAGCTTGATTCCATTATTATAAATGAACATTGGATTTGAGGCATTCATGCATATGAAGATTTGATGGCTTTGATGATGCTTTATTTCTCTCATATtattgcctttttttttctctcaaataatagtgaaatgttaTTTGAGGGATTCTTTCATAAATCGGTTTAATCTTTGTCTGGACTAGTATAGATCTAATCGGTTTCAACAACATTGTTAGTCGATCgtaatagtattttaaattttataaatatttaacgTTTTATTCTATGTATTATATTATTCCTTATATTATAGGTAGTATtgagatttattttattcttatttatatacttttttagtattttagattatatttttaaccttaaaaGTACAATAAACGTCTTTGTATTAGGACTAGAATGAATTTTGCCCTTTACTCAAAGAATGTGTAAATTAGTACTTGTACGTCAAATCAAATGTTTGAAAGAAAATTCTCAAACTTTATCAATGTGATAAAAATGACTTTCGATCAAAGCTATCTAAAGCATATGATGAATGGATTGAACCTTGAGACAGAGGACTGGTCAAGGTTGGCACAAATCCTGATACCACCTTATCAATAAATCATAACATATTCATTATTGGAAGAAGGATATAAGAAAGGCAGGGATGATAATTCTTATCCAAACATTAGAATTCCGAACAAGATAAGGGTGGGCTTGGATGGGTGATTAGGTGCGGTGTGATGCGATGTGGTaattagcttactttttgtctcacactaCAGCATCGCTACAGTATATAATTTCATCGCCATCGCTGTTTTTATACTAACAACAGGTAAACGCACTGCTCATCTAAGCCCAACCTAAGTTTGCTAGATTAGCACTAATGACAACATATCGAAGGAAAAATTACGTCATCAaacttttaaattgaataaaattgaaagtttaataaataaataaataaaaaagcaatCGGATAAAAATTCAGGACAGATTTATTCATATTCTCAAGTATAAAAGAAAGATTGcacttttaagttttaaaatttattaagtaattagCACGTAATTgacatttaattaataaatagt
The nucleotide sequence above comes from Gossypium raimondii isolate GPD5lz chromosome 13, ASM2569854v1, whole genome shotgun sequence. Encoded proteins:
- the LOC105781790 gene encoding uncharacterized protein LOC105781790, translated to MEPKKEQTNAPRKMRFAPKAPPRKAPKLEVKTEVVEDIDAVQARDLLQRLNQTSARTKPKVEKKVSSSQVAFGFVGGGASIKTFGTSRGANHRSGETFGGGVRGPGLRVEKEYKEPWDYYSYYPLTLPMRRPYSGNPEFLDEEEFAAQNVAYDENSIEPAVGLGLMEENLEPMMLFLQLPPTLPIIKAGHEGASSTGSSRTVRSAKKTCGLTELPAGLMGKMLVYKSGAVKLKLGDTIYDVNPGLSCVFAQDVVAVDTAKKQCCVVGEVNKHVIVTPDMDSVLNSLSEL